The following coding sequences lie in one Longimicrobium sp. genomic window:
- a CDS encoding glycosyltransferase family 4 protein — ALGRRYAPGLPSSRVVSLWGQAFRQAAGLGTLDQVDARLGARAGALARRRGAGILAYSYYAHAAFSAYGAGGAPRLLFQVHPHPASLRSLFLDEMKRVPAAGSLAGEEEMRAGGERFRRLAGEPRMADLCLVASRYTGRTLVENGVAPEAVRVVPYGVDTAFLHPAPERRPGPFRVLFAGQMVQRKGLSDLLEAWRGLRLADAELTLVGRGRFDEGVLRAYEGCFRMETDASRTRLRELYQQADVLCVPSLAEGFGLVYLEAMACGTPVIATHNTGAADLVTDGRDGWVVPIRAPEAIAERLRWCHQNRDALARMRPAVRATAERYTWPAFREKVARATRQAGEGARPVFPDAVRP, encoded by the coding sequence GCCCTGGGCAGGCGGTACGCGCCGGGGCTGCCGTCGTCGCGGGTGGTGTCGCTGTGGGGCCAGGCCTTCCGGCAGGCGGCGGGGCTGGGCACGCTGGACCAGGTGGACGCCCGGCTGGGCGCGCGGGCGGGGGCCCTGGCCCGGCGGCGGGGCGCCGGGATCCTGGCCTACAGCTACTACGCGCACGCGGCGTTCAGCGCCTACGGCGCGGGCGGCGCCCCGCGCCTGCTGTTCCAGGTGCATCCCCACCCGGCGTCGCTGCGGTCGCTGTTCCTGGACGAGATGAAGCGCGTCCCCGCCGCCGGGTCGCTCGCGGGCGAAGAAGAGATGCGGGCCGGGGGAGAGCGCTTTCGGCGGCTGGCGGGCGAGCCGCGGATGGCCGACCTGTGCCTGGTCGCGTCGCGCTACACCGGGCGTACGCTGGTGGAGAACGGCGTGGCGCCCGAGGCGGTGCGGGTGGTCCCGTACGGCGTCGACACCGCGTTCCTGCACCCCGCCCCCGAGCGCCGTCCGGGACCCTTCCGCGTGCTGTTCGCCGGCCAGATGGTGCAGCGAAAAGGGCTCAGCGACCTGCTGGAGGCGTGGCGGGGGCTGCGGCTGGCCGACGCCGAGCTTACGCTGGTGGGCCGCGGGCGCTTCGACGAGGGAGTCCTTCGCGCGTACGAAGGGTGCTTCCGCATGGAGACGGACGCGTCGCGGACCCGGCTGCGGGAGCTGTACCAGCAGGCAGACGTGCTGTGCGTGCCGTCGCTCGCGGAGGGGTTCGGCCTGGTGTACCTGGAGGCCATGGCGTGCGGCACCCCCGTGATCGCCACCCACAACACCGGCGCGGCAGACCTGGTCACCGACGGCCGCGACGGATGGGTGGTGCCGATCCGCGCCCCGGAGGCCATCGCCGAGCGCCTTCGCTGGTGCCACCAGAACCGGGACGCCCTCGCGCGAATGCGCCCGGCCGTCCGCGCCACCGCCGAGCGGTACACCTGGCCGGCCTTCCGCGAAAAGGTGGCGCGCGCCACGCGCCAGGCCGGCGAAGGCGCCCGCCCCGTTTTCCCCGATGCCGTCCGGCCATGA
- a CDS encoding acyltransferase family protein, giving the protein MSHDVMPGLHPSPPGAKLPAFLRRGAQLRFPEPVSARLDLIRGTAALFVMWNHLRAALFVEYARVIPENQSLGAKAVYFATGFGHAAVIVFFVLSGLLISASVLRAVDEGRWSWGWYASQRLTRLYVVLVPCLVLGALWDQAGLALFGTAGTYTGEPGAPFMSFAVSDRTGAGTLFANLFYLQEIVAPPFGSNAPLWSLSYEFWYYALFPALLLGALAPGAVRKAAYVAVAAAVALFVGPVIRTYFLLWLLGVAVAVAPAPLAGRPHVRRAAAGGLLLALGGTLALVRVDAFPSALAADAALGVVFTGLLWVLLQGGAAAARRAPAGRTVSGTIAGFSFTLYVAHMPLIVFLAAVLTRNGAAPWQPDAAHLAALVPLTALVLGYAWVLARLTEERTVQVRRWVERRARSLFARGLARPMLGVDAGPAR; this is encoded by the coding sequence ATGAGCCACGACGTCATGCCCGGCCTTCACCCCTCGCCCCCGGGCGCCAAACTCCCCGCATTCCTCCGGCGCGGAGCGCAGCTGCGCTTTCCCGAGCCCGTCTCGGCCCGGCTGGACCTGATCCGCGGGACCGCCGCGCTGTTCGTGATGTGGAACCACCTGCGCGCGGCGCTCTTCGTGGAGTATGCGCGGGTGATCCCCGAAAACCAGTCTCTGGGCGCCAAGGCGGTGTACTTCGCCACCGGGTTCGGGCACGCGGCCGTCATCGTTTTCTTCGTGCTGAGCGGCCTGCTGATCTCGGCCAGCGTGCTGCGGGCCGTGGACGAGGGGCGCTGGTCGTGGGGATGGTACGCGTCGCAGCGGCTGACGCGGCTGTACGTGGTCCTGGTGCCGTGCCTGGTGCTGGGCGCCCTCTGGGACCAGGCGGGGCTGGCGCTGTTCGGCACGGCGGGCACCTACACCGGCGAACCGGGTGCACCCTTCATGTCGTTCGCCGTGAGCGACCGCACCGGGGCGGGCACCCTGTTCGCCAACCTGTTCTACCTCCAGGAAATCGTGGCGCCTCCCTTCGGGTCCAACGCGCCCCTGTGGAGCCTGAGCTACGAGTTCTGGTACTACGCCCTCTTCCCGGCGCTCCTGCTGGGCGCACTGGCCCCGGGCGCCGTCCGCAAGGCCGCGTACGTGGCCGTGGCCGCGGCCGTGGCGCTCTTCGTGGGCCCCGTCATCCGTACGTACTTCCTGCTCTGGCTCCTGGGCGTGGCGGTGGCGGTGGCCCCGGCGCCGCTGGCCGGCCGGCCGCACGTGCGCCGCGCCGCGGCGGGCGGGCTGCTCCTGGCGCTCGGGGGCACCCTGGCGCTGGTGCGCGTCGACGCGTTCCCCTCGGCGCTGGCGGCCGACGCCGCGCTCGGGGTGGTGTTCACGGGGCTGCTGTGGGTGCTGCTGCAGGGCGGGGCCGCCGCGGCGCGGCGCGCGCCGGCGGGGAGGACGGTGTCGGGGACCATCGCGGGCTTCTCGTTCACGCTGTACGTGGCGCACATGCCGCTGATCGTGTTCCTGGCGGCGGTGCTCACCCGCAACGGCGCGGCACCCTGGCAGCCCGACGCGGCGCACCTGGCCGCGCTGGTTCCGCTCACGGCACTGGTGCTGGGGTATGCCTGGGTCCTTGCGCGGCTTACCGAGGAGCGCACCGTGCAGGTGCGCCGGTGGGTGGAGCGGCGGGCCCGGTCCCTCTTCGCGCGGGGCCTCGCGCGACCGATGCTGGGCGTGGATGCCGGCCCGGCCCGCTGA
- a CDS encoding glycosyltransferase, with translation MPRVLVVSNIPTPYNDALFASLARRPGVELRVAYGAPTEANRAWALAADKGYEYQVLRGRTLAGSAHVNPGVARLVAGSRADVAVLTGSYTMPTIQLAAAALGLSGIPWVYWGEELLHGPAPPVRRALRAALRAVLRRARGVLAIGTRACASYARAGVRPDRIADFRYYADTGAFRLSPGARAEARARLRAELQVAPGAVAFVYAGQLIARKGVDTLLRAFARLQAPGAVAVVAGDGPDRDALAALARELGIAGRVRFPGFVQPARLPELFAAADAFVLPSHAEGWGVVVPEAMAAGLPVLASERVNAAADLVAEGSSGWVFPAGDDRLLGARMAQLCATPGLAARMGAAGRESLRDEQPAPAARRMVTLLDAARAGRPLAGL, from the coding sequence ATGCCTAGGGTGCTGGTCGTCAGCAACATCCCCACGCCGTACAACGACGCCCTCTTCGCCAGCCTTGCGCGGCGGCCGGGGGTGGAACTGCGGGTGGCCTACGGCGCGCCCACCGAGGCCAACCGCGCCTGGGCGCTCGCCGCCGACAAGGGATACGAGTACCAGGTGCTCCGGGGGCGCACCCTGGCCGGCTCGGCCCACGTGAACCCCGGGGTCGCGCGGCTGGTGGCGGGGTCCCGCGCCGACGTCGCCGTGCTCACCGGGTCGTACACCATGCCCACCATTCAGCTCGCCGCCGCGGCGCTGGGGCTGAGCGGCATTCCCTGGGTGTACTGGGGCGAAGAGCTGCTGCACGGCCCGGCGCCGCCGGTTCGCCGGGCCCTGCGCGCCGCGCTGCGGGCCGTGCTGCGGCGGGCGCGGGGCGTGCTGGCCATCGGCACCCGGGCCTGCGCTTCGTACGCGCGCGCGGGGGTGCGGCCGGATCGCATCGCCGACTTCCGCTACTACGCCGACACCGGCGCCTTCCGGCTTTCGCCCGGGGCCCGGGCAGAGGCGCGCGCGCGGCTGCGGGCGGAGCTCCAGGTGGCGCCGGGCGCCGTGGCGTTCGTGTACGCGGGGCAGCTGATCGCGCGCAAGGGGGTCGACACCCTGCTGCGCGCCTTCGCGCGGCTGCAGGCACCCGGCGCGGTGGCGGTGGTGGCGGGCGACGGCCCCGACCGCGACGCCCTGGCGGCGCTCGCGCGCGAGTTGGGCATCGCGGGGCGGGTGAGGTTTCCCGGCTTCGTGCAGCCCGCGCGGCTTCCGGAACTGTTCGCCGCCGCCGACGCCTTCGTCCTTCCCTCGCACGCCGAGGGGTGGGGGGTGGTGGTGCCCGAGGCCATGGCGGCGGGGCTCCCCGTGCTGGCCTCGGAGCGGGTGAACGCCGCCGCCGACCTGGTGGCCGAGGGAAGCTCGGGATGGGTGTTTCCGGCGGGGGACGACCGGCTGCTGGGGGCCCGCATGGCCCAGCTGTGCGCCACGCCGGGGCTGGCGGCGCGGATGGGCGCCGCCGGGCGCGAGTCGCTGCGCGACGAGCAGCCGGCGCCGGCCGCCCGGCGGATGGTGACGCTGCTGGACGCGGCCCGGGCGGGCCGGCCGCTGGCGGGGCTGTGA
- a CDS encoding class I SAM-dependent methyltransferase, whose amino-acid sequence MTQHEVEVQRAYYASTAQRYDEMHVREGDEHYFALSFMLSMLDFLEIRSVLDVGAGTGRTVQHIRAHRPDIRVVGIEPVQALIDQGHAKGLSADELRVGDATALPYADGEFDLVCEFAVLHHVREPRRVVAEMLRVARRAVFISDTNRFGQGSAAVRAAKQLLSAVGLWKAADLVRTRGKGYTLSEGDGLAYSYSVFDDYRQVREGCRRIHLLNTVDGGVNPYRTAPHVALLGIK is encoded by the coding sequence ATGACCCAGCATGAAGTAGAAGTCCAGCGGGCCTACTACGCCTCCACCGCGCAGCGGTACGACGAGATGCACGTCCGCGAGGGCGACGAGCACTACTTCGCCCTCTCCTTCATGCTGTCGATGCTCGACTTCCTGGAGATCCGGTCGGTGCTGGACGTGGGGGCGGGTACCGGGCGCACGGTGCAGCACATCCGGGCGCACCGTCCCGACATCCGGGTGGTGGGGATCGAGCCCGTGCAGGCGCTGATCGACCAGGGCCACGCCAAGGGCCTTTCCGCCGACGAGCTGCGGGTGGGCGACGCCACGGCGCTGCCCTACGCCGACGGCGAGTTCGACCTGGTGTGCGAGTTCGCGGTCCTGCACCATGTCCGCGAGCCCCGCCGGGTCGTCGCGGAGATGCTGAGGGTGGCGCGCAGGGCCGTCTTCATTTCCGACACCAACCGTTTCGGGCAGGGGTCGGCGGCGGTGCGCGCGGCCAAGCAGCTGCTGAGCGCGGTGGGGCTATGGAAGGCGGCGGACCTGGTGCGGACGCGTGGAAAGGGGTACACCCTCTCCGAAGGCGACGGGCTGGCGTACTCGTACTCGGTGTTCGACGACTACCGCCAGGTGCGCGAGGGGTGCCGGCGCATCCACCTGCTGAACACCGTGGACGGCGGGGTGAACCCCTACCGCACCGCCCCCCACGTCGCGCTGCTGGGCATCAAGTAG